From Anopheles coluzzii chromosome 3, AcolN3, whole genome shotgun sequence, the proteins below share one genomic window:
- the LOC120954768 gene encoding ecdysone-induced protein 78C isoform X14, which translates to MDDGEFLDLFSQSWNGKYHAAANRAGDEPAGIGAAAGGGTGAAAGYTNSAAVAAAATAAATAAAMAVAPKLTTRLMQPQPGSTAGGSQGLYASTKHLLAHLPPNHKQQPSAASATSAAASTASASRHAAPSPFSVPPAGAQTTDLRDTNLGPLRNTTSSSTSSNTTNTSTSAANNSSSGGSSGNSSNTSNSHANGAQHLLGGGSSFARETREFPKLSHRLLQPLNHTLDQGPAQGGSGGSGHAAMVRQEEQDYNAFCSTLSAVASMAAASLAMEDEDLADSTTPPPQPFTSGGLLAAGLAGNGTGGGSAGDANGGSVEGDLGPNGELLGLNGHQHEKKTPNSIRAQIEIIPCKVCGDKSSGVHYGVITCEGCKGFFRRSQSSVVNYQCPRNKQCVVDRVNRNRCQYCRLQKCLKLGMSRDAVKFGRMSKKQREKVEDEVRFHRAQMRAQNDAAPDSSVFDTQTPSSSDQLHHGYNGYTYSNEVGYSSPYGYSTSVTPQQTMGYDISADYVDSTTTYEPRSTMIDSDFISGHNKDGSPEQNRAITLNDIRLARVQQTTATTTTGVGQGGSDVIADGVNDGGGGGPRGLTPQQQQQQQQAHQPAQTATHTLPPQQQPQPALALANHQTTGNGNTTTSNSTIITIKQEQLTNVDSLVGSFVDSTTFLPSPPASQQQQQHPHHQHQQLGSAAQMVTSNGVGGLAGVPTATAVVAVAATTVPTPVTGSDVTGSSIRRNDCCQTAVAPGGTGSDGIAHSAQAHHHHHQNTPVSFGEDDSSCDSHTRWAEGDINDVLIKTLAEAHANTNHKLEIVHEMFRKPQDVSRLLYYKNMTQEELWLDCAEKLTAMIQQIIEFAKLIPGFMRLSQDDQILLLKTGSFELAIVRMSRLMDLSTNSVLYGDIMLPQEAFYTSDSFEMKLVACIFETAKSITELKLTETELALYQSLVLLWPERNGVRGNTEIQRLFNMSMSAIRQEIEANHAPLKGDVTVLDTLLNKIPTFRELSIMHMEALQKFKQDHPQYVFPALYKELFSIDSQQDLMT; encoded by the exons ATGGATGACGGAGAATTTTTGGACCTGTTCAGTCAATCCTGGAATGGCAAATACCACGCGGCGGCCAACCGTGCAGGCGACGAACCGGCCGGCATCGGAGCGGCGGCGGGTGGCGGGACAGGTGCCGCCGCCGGCTACACCAActcggcggcggtggcagcggcCGCCACCGCTGCCGCTACAGCCGCCGCCATGGCCGTCGCGCCCAAGCTCACCACGCGGCTTATGCAGCCCCAGCCCGGCTCGACGGCGGGCGGATCGCAGGGGCTGTACGCGAGCACCAAACACTTACTTGCGCACCTGCCCCCGAACCACAAGCAGCAGCCGAGCGCTGCGAGCGCCACGAGCGCGGCGGCATCGACGGCCAGTGCTAGCCGTCACGCGGCACCGTCACCCTTCAGTGTACCCCCGGCCGGTGCCCAAACGACTGATTTACGTGATACAAACCTAGGGCCTTTAAGAAATACCACTAGCAGtagtaccagcagcaacacaaccaacaccagcaccagtgcggcaaacaacagcagcagcggtggcagCAGTGGCAACAGTAGCAATACCAGCAACAGTCACGCCAACGGTGCGCAGCATCTGTTGGGCGGCGGCAGTAGCTTTGCGCGTGAGACGCGCGAATTTCCCAAGCTGAGCCATCGGTTGCTGCAGCCGCTAAACCACACGCTCGACCAGGGCCCGGCCCAGGGTGGGTCCGGTGGTTCCGGCCACGCGGCGATGGTACGCCAGGAGGAACAGGACTACAACGCATTCTGCTCAACGCTGTCGGCGGTCGCGTCGATGGCGGCAGCCTCGCTGGCGATGGAGGATGAAGACCTGGCGGACAGTACGACGCCACCGCCGCAACCGTTCACCTCGGGGGGTTTGCTAGCGGCCGGGCTGGCAGGCAATGGTACCGGCGGTGGCAGCGCCGGTGACGCGAACGGTGGCAGTGTGGAAGGTGATCTCGGCCCGAACGGGGAACTGTTGGGGTTGAACGGTCATCAGCATGAGAAAAAGACTCCCAATTCAATTAGAG CTCAAATCGAGATCATACCGTGCAAGGTGTGCGGCGACAAGTCGTCCGGGGTGCATTACGGTGTGATCACCTGCGAGGGCTGCAAGGGCTTCTTCCGAAGGTCGCAGAGCTCCGTCGTCAACTATCAGTGCCCGCGTAACAAGCAGTGCGTGGTGGATCGGGTCAACCGAAATCGATGCCAGTACTGTCGACTGCAAAAGTGCCTAAAGCTGGGAATGAGTCGTGACG CTGTCAAATTCGGACGCATGTCCAAGAAGCAACGGGAGAAGGTCGAGGACGAGGTACGGTTTCACCGGGCTCAGATGCGCGCACAAAATGACGCCGCCCCGGACAGCTCCGTGTTCGACACGCAGACACCTTCCAGCAGCGATCAGTTGCATCACGGTTACAATGG CTACACATATTCGAACGAGGTCGGCTACAGCAGCCCGTACGGCTACTCGACCTCGGTGACGCCGCAGCAAACGATGGGCTACGACATCTCGGCCGACTACGTGGATAGTACAACAACTTATGAACCAAGAAGTACGATGATAGACTCAGATTTCATAAGTGGACACA ACAAGGATGGCTCGCCGGAACAGAACCGAGCGATCACGCTCAACGATATCCGGTTGGCGCGCGTACAGCAAACGACCGCCACCACGACGACCGGTGTCGGGCAGGGCGGTAGTGATGTGATCGCCGACGGTGtcaatgatggtggtggtggtggtccccGAGGTTTAacaccccagcagcagcagcagcagcagcaagcgcaTCAACCGGCACAAACGGCCACGCATACGCTCCCACCACAGCAACAGCCACAGCCGGCTCTGGCACTGGCAAATCATCAAACCACCGGCAACGGCAACACCACTACCAGCAATAGTACAATTATCACCATCAAGCAGGAGCAGCTTACCAACGTCGATAGCCTTGTTGGTAGCTTTGTCGATTCAACAACCTTCTTGCCATCGCCACCGGCcagccaacagcagcagcaacatccaCACCATCAGCACCAACAGCTGGGCAGTGCGGCACAGATGGTGACGTCCAATGGGGTCGGCGGTCTGGCCGGTGTACCGACGGCGACGGCCGTGGTGGCAGTGGCCGCAACCACCGTCCCAACGCCCGTCACTGGATCAG ATGTCACTGGTAGTAGCATTAGACGGAACGACTGCTGCCAGACTGCGGTCGCACCGGGTGGTACCGGGTCGGATGGTATTGCGCACTCCGCACAGgctcaccatcaccatcaccagaaCACGCCGGTCTCGTTCGGCGAGGATGATAGCTCCTGCGATTCGCACACACGATGGG CCGAAGGTGATATCAACGACGTGCTGATAAAGACCCTTGCAGAAGCGCACGCAAACACCAACCACAAGCTAGAGATAGTGCACGAAATGTTCAGAAAACCACAG GATGTTTCCCGCTTACTCTACTACAAGAACATGACCCAGGAGGAGCTATGGTTGGACTGTGCGGAGAAGCTAACGGCCATGATCCAGCAGATCATTGAGTTCGCCAAGCTGATACCGGGCTTTATGCGGTTAAGTCAAGACGATCAG ATTTTACTCCTCAAAACGGGCTCGTTCGAGCTGGCAATCGTGCGCATGTCTCGACTGATGGATCTCTCAACCAACTCCGTGCTGTACGGTGACATTATGCTGCCGCAGGAAGCCTTCTACACGTCCGACTCGTTCGAGATGAAGCTGGTCGCGTGCATATTCGAGACGGCGAAAAGTATTACGGAGCTGAAACTGACCGAAACGGAGCTGGCGCTCTATCAAAGTCTGGTGCTACTGTGGCCTG AACGAAATGGCGTACGAGGAAACACGGAAATCCAGCGGCTGTTTAATATGAGCATGTCCGCGATCCGGCAGGAGATTGAAGCGAACCATGCACCGCTCAAAGGCGACGTGACGGTGCTCGATACGTTGCTCAACAAAATCCCCACCTTCCG TGAGCTCTCGATCATGCACATGGAGGCGTTACAGAAGTTCAAACAGGATCACCCGCAGTACGTTTTCCCGGCACTCTACAAGGAACTGTTCTCGATCGACTCGCAGCAGGACCTGATGACATAA
- the LOC120954768 gene encoding ecdysone-induced protein 78C isoform X3, protein MDDGEFLDLFSQSWNGKYHAAANRAGDEPAGIGAAAGGGTGAAAGYTNSAAVAAAATAAATAAAMAVAPKLTTRLMQPQPGSTAGGSQGLYASTKHLLAHLPPNHKQQPSAASATSAAASTASASRHAAPSPFSVPPAGAQTTDLRDTNLGPLRNTTSSSTSSNTTNTSTSAANNSSSGGSSGNSSNTSNSHANGAQHLLGGGSSFARETREFPKLSHRLLQPLNHTLDQGPAQGGSGGSGHAAMVRQEEQDYNAFCSTLSAVASMAAASLAMEDEDLADSTTPPPQPFTSGGLLAAGLAGNGTGGGSAGDANGGSVEGDLGPNGELLGLNGHQHEKKTPNSIRAQIEIIPCKVCGDKSSGVHYGVITCEGCKGFFRRSQSSVVNYQCPRNKQCVVDRVNRNRCQYCRLQKCLKLGMSRDAVKFGRMSKKQREKVEDEVRFHRAQMRAQNDAAPDSSVFDTQTPSSSDQLHHGYNGNSSHSYTYSNEVGYSSPYGYSTSVTPQQTMGYDISADYVDSTTTYEPRSTMIDSDFISGHNKDGSPEQNRAITLNDIRLARVQQTTATTTTGVGQGGSDVIADGVNDGGGGGPRGLTPQQQQQQQQAHQPAQTATHTLPPQQQPQPALALANHQTTGNGNTTTSNSTIITIKQEQLTNVDSLVGSFVDSTTFLPSPPASQQQQQHPHHQHQQLGSAAQMVTSNGVGGLAGVPTATAVVAVAATTVPTPVTGSDVTGSSIRRNDCCQTAVAPGGTGSDGIAHSAQAHHHHHQNTPVSFGEDDSSCDSHTRWAEGDINDVLIKTLAEAHANTNHKLEIVHEMFRKPQDVSRLLYYKNMTQEELWLDCAEKLTAMIQQIIEFAKLIPGFMRLSQDDQILLLKTGSFELAIVRMSRLMDLSTNSVLYGDIMLPQEAFYTSDSFEMKLVACIFETAKSITELKLTETELALYQSLVLLWPERNGVRGNTEIQRLFNMSMSAIRQEIEANHAPLKGDVTVLDTLLNKIPTFRELSIMHMEALQKFKQDHPQYVFPALYKELFSIDSQQDLMT, encoded by the exons ATGGATGACGGAGAATTTTTGGACCTGTTCAGTCAATCCTGGAATGGCAAATACCACGCGGCGGCCAACCGTGCAGGCGACGAACCGGCCGGCATCGGAGCGGCGGCGGGTGGCGGGACAGGTGCCGCCGCCGGCTACACCAActcggcggcggtggcagcggcCGCCACCGCTGCCGCTACAGCCGCCGCCATGGCCGTCGCGCCCAAGCTCACCACGCGGCTTATGCAGCCCCAGCCCGGCTCGACGGCGGGCGGATCGCAGGGGCTGTACGCGAGCACCAAACACTTACTTGCGCACCTGCCCCCGAACCACAAGCAGCAGCCGAGCGCTGCGAGCGCCACGAGCGCGGCGGCATCGACGGCCAGTGCTAGCCGTCACGCGGCACCGTCACCCTTCAGTGTACCCCCGGCCGGTGCCCAAACGACTGATTTACGTGATACAAACCTAGGGCCTTTAAGAAATACCACTAGCAGtagtaccagcagcaacacaaccaacaccagcaccagtgcggcaaacaacagcagcagcggtggcagCAGTGGCAACAGTAGCAATACCAGCAACAGTCACGCCAACGGTGCGCAGCATCTGTTGGGCGGCGGCAGTAGCTTTGCGCGTGAGACGCGCGAATTTCCCAAGCTGAGCCATCGGTTGCTGCAGCCGCTAAACCACACGCTCGACCAGGGCCCGGCCCAGGGTGGGTCCGGTGGTTCCGGCCACGCGGCGATGGTACGCCAGGAGGAACAGGACTACAACGCATTCTGCTCAACGCTGTCGGCGGTCGCGTCGATGGCGGCAGCCTCGCTGGCGATGGAGGATGAAGACCTGGCGGACAGTACGACGCCACCGCCGCAACCGTTCACCTCGGGGGGTTTGCTAGCGGCCGGGCTGGCAGGCAATGGTACCGGCGGTGGCAGCGCCGGTGACGCGAACGGTGGCAGTGTGGAAGGTGATCTCGGCCCGAACGGGGAACTGTTGGGGTTGAACGGTCATCAGCATGAGAAAAAGACTCCCAATTCAATTAGAG CTCAAATCGAGATCATACCGTGCAAGGTGTGCGGCGACAAGTCGTCCGGGGTGCATTACGGTGTGATCACCTGCGAGGGCTGCAAGGGCTTCTTCCGAAGGTCGCAGAGCTCCGTCGTCAACTATCAGTGCCCGCGTAACAAGCAGTGCGTGGTGGATCGGGTCAACCGAAATCGATGCCAGTACTGTCGACTGCAAAAGTGCCTAAAGCTGGGAATGAGTCGTGACG CTGTCAAATTCGGACGCATGTCCAAGAAGCAACGGGAGAAGGTCGAGGACGAGGTACGGTTTCACCGGGCTCAGATGCGCGCACAAAATGACGCCGCCCCGGACAGCTCCGTGTTCGACACGCAGACACCTTCCAGCAGCGATCAGTTGCATCACGGTTACAATGG AAACTCTTCCCACAGCTACACATATTCGAACGAGGTCGGCTACAGCAGCCCGTACGGCTACTCGACCTCGGTGACGCCGCAGCAAACGATGGGCTACGACATCTCGGCCGACTACGTGGATAGTACAACAACTTATGAACCAAGAAGTACGATGATAGACTCAGATTTCATAAGTGGACACA ACAAGGATGGCTCGCCGGAACAGAACCGAGCGATCACGCTCAACGATATCCGGTTGGCGCGCGTACAGCAAACGACCGCCACCACGACGACCGGTGTCGGGCAGGGCGGTAGTGATGTGATCGCCGACGGTGtcaatgatggtggtggtggtggtccccGAGGTTTAacaccccagcagcagcagcagcagcagcaagcgcaTCAACCGGCACAAACGGCCACGCATACGCTCCCACCACAGCAACAGCCACAGCCGGCTCTGGCACTGGCAAATCATCAAACCACCGGCAACGGCAACACCACTACCAGCAATAGTACAATTATCACCATCAAGCAGGAGCAGCTTACCAACGTCGATAGCCTTGTTGGTAGCTTTGTCGATTCAACAACCTTCTTGCCATCGCCACCGGCcagccaacagcagcagcaacatccaCACCATCAGCACCAACAGCTGGGCAGTGCGGCACAGATGGTGACGTCCAATGGGGTCGGCGGTCTGGCCGGTGTACCGACGGCGACGGCCGTGGTGGCAGTGGCCGCAACCACCGTCCCAACGCCCGTCACTGGATCAG ATGTCACTGGTAGTAGCATTAGACGGAACGACTGCTGCCAGACTGCGGTCGCACCGGGTGGTACCGGGTCGGATGGTATTGCGCACTCCGCACAGgctcaccatcaccatcaccagaaCACGCCGGTCTCGTTCGGCGAGGATGATAGCTCCTGCGATTCGCACACACGATGGG CCGAAGGTGATATCAACGACGTGCTGATAAAGACCCTTGCAGAAGCGCACGCAAACACCAACCACAAGCTAGAGATAGTGCACGAAATGTTCAGAAAACCACAG GATGTTTCCCGCTTACTCTACTACAAGAACATGACCCAGGAGGAGCTATGGTTGGACTGTGCGGAGAAGCTAACGGCCATGATCCAGCAGATCATTGAGTTCGCCAAGCTGATACCGGGCTTTATGCGGTTAAGTCAAGACGATCAG ATTTTACTCCTCAAAACGGGCTCGTTCGAGCTGGCAATCGTGCGCATGTCTCGACTGATGGATCTCTCAACCAACTCCGTGCTGTACGGTGACATTATGCTGCCGCAGGAAGCCTTCTACACGTCCGACTCGTTCGAGATGAAGCTGGTCGCGTGCATATTCGAGACGGCGAAAAGTATTACGGAGCTGAAACTGACCGAAACGGAGCTGGCGCTCTATCAAAGTCTGGTGCTACTGTGGCCTG AACGAAATGGCGTACGAGGAAACACGGAAATCCAGCGGCTGTTTAATATGAGCATGTCCGCGATCCGGCAGGAGATTGAAGCGAACCATGCACCGCTCAAAGGCGACGTGACGGTGCTCGATACGTTGCTCAACAAAATCCCCACCTTCCG TGAGCTCTCGATCATGCACATGGAGGCGTTACAGAAGTTCAAACAGGATCACCCGCAGTACGTTTTCCCGGCACTCTACAAGGAACTGTTCTCGATCGACTCGCAGCAGGACCTGATGACATAA
- the LOC120954768 gene encoding probable nuclear hormone receptor HR3 isoform X5, with protein MDDGEFLDLFSQSWNGKYHAAANRAGDEPAGIGAAAGGGTGAAAGYTNSAAVAAAATAAATAAAMAVAPKLTTRLMQPQPGSTAGGSQGLYASTKHLLAHLPPNHKQQPSAASATSAAASTASASRHAAPSPFSVPPAGAQTTDLRDTNLGPLRNTTSSSTSSNTTNTSTSAANNSSSGGSSGNSSNTSNSHANGAQHLLGGGSSFARETREFPKLSHRLLQPLNHTLDQGPAQGGSGGSGHAAMVRQEEQDYNAFCSTLSAVASMAAASLAMEDEDLADSTTPPPQPFTSGGLLAAGLAGNGTGGGSAGDANGGSVEGDLGPNGELLGLNGHQHEKKTPNSIRAQIEIIPCKVCGDKSSGVHYGVITCEGCKGFFRRSQSSVVNYQCPRNKQCVVDRVNRNRCQYCRLQKCLKLGMSRDAVKFGRMSKKQREKVEDEVRFHRAQMRAQNDAAPDSSVFDTQTPSSSDQLHHGYNGNSSHSYTYSNEVGYSSPYGYSTSVTPQQTMGYDISADYVDSTTTYEPRSTMIDSDFISGHNVTGSSIRRNDCCQTAVAPGGTGSDGIAHSAQAHHHHHQNTPVSFGEDDSSCDSHTRWGNGPLTLLTEGDINDVLIKTLAEAHANTNHKLEIVHEMFRKPQDVSRLLYYKNMTQEELWLDCAEKLTAMIQQIIEFAKLIPGFMRLSQDDQILLLKTGSFELAIVRMSRLMDLSTNSVLYGDIMLPQEAFYTSDSFEMKLVACIFETAKSITELKLTETELALYQSLVLLWPERNGVRGNTEIQRLFNMSMSAIRQEIEANHAPLKGDVTVLDTLLNKIPTFRELSIMHMEALQKFKQDHPQYVFPALYKELFSIDSQQDLMT; from the exons ATGGATGACGGAGAATTTTTGGACCTGTTCAGTCAATCCTGGAATGGCAAATACCACGCGGCGGCCAACCGTGCAGGCGACGAACCGGCCGGCATCGGAGCGGCGGCGGGTGGCGGGACAGGTGCCGCCGCCGGCTACACCAActcggcggcggtggcagcggcCGCCACCGCTGCCGCTACAGCCGCCGCCATGGCCGTCGCGCCCAAGCTCACCACGCGGCTTATGCAGCCCCAGCCCGGCTCGACGGCGGGCGGATCGCAGGGGCTGTACGCGAGCACCAAACACTTACTTGCGCACCTGCCCCCGAACCACAAGCAGCAGCCGAGCGCTGCGAGCGCCACGAGCGCGGCGGCATCGACGGCCAGTGCTAGCCGTCACGCGGCACCGTCACCCTTCAGTGTACCCCCGGCCGGTGCCCAAACGACTGATTTACGTGATACAAACCTAGGGCCTTTAAGAAATACCACTAGCAGtagtaccagcagcaacacaaccaacaccagcaccagtgcggcaaacaacagcagcagcggtggcagCAGTGGCAACAGTAGCAATACCAGCAACAGTCACGCCAACGGTGCGCAGCATCTGTTGGGCGGCGGCAGTAGCTTTGCGCGTGAGACGCGCGAATTTCCCAAGCTGAGCCATCGGTTGCTGCAGCCGCTAAACCACACGCTCGACCAGGGCCCGGCCCAGGGTGGGTCCGGTGGTTCCGGCCACGCGGCGATGGTACGCCAGGAGGAACAGGACTACAACGCATTCTGCTCAACGCTGTCGGCGGTCGCGTCGATGGCGGCAGCCTCGCTGGCGATGGAGGATGAAGACCTGGCGGACAGTACGACGCCACCGCCGCAACCGTTCACCTCGGGGGGTTTGCTAGCGGCCGGGCTGGCAGGCAATGGTACCGGCGGTGGCAGCGCCGGTGACGCGAACGGTGGCAGTGTGGAAGGTGATCTCGGCCCGAACGGGGAACTGTTGGGGTTGAACGGTCATCAGCATGAGAAAAAGACTCCCAATTCAATTAGAG CTCAAATCGAGATCATACCGTGCAAGGTGTGCGGCGACAAGTCGTCCGGGGTGCATTACGGTGTGATCACCTGCGAGGGCTGCAAGGGCTTCTTCCGAAGGTCGCAGAGCTCCGTCGTCAACTATCAGTGCCCGCGTAACAAGCAGTGCGTGGTGGATCGGGTCAACCGAAATCGATGCCAGTACTGTCGACTGCAAAAGTGCCTAAAGCTGGGAATGAGTCGTGACG CTGTCAAATTCGGACGCATGTCCAAGAAGCAACGGGAGAAGGTCGAGGACGAGGTACGGTTTCACCGGGCTCAGATGCGCGCACAAAATGACGCCGCCCCGGACAGCTCCGTGTTCGACACGCAGACACCTTCCAGCAGCGATCAGTTGCATCACGGTTACAATGG AAACTCTTCCCACAGCTACACATATTCGAACGAGGTCGGCTACAGCAGCCCGTACGGCTACTCGACCTCGGTGACGCCGCAGCAAACGATGGGCTACGACATCTCGGCCGACTACGTGGATAGTACAACAACTTATGAACCAAGAAGTACGATGATAGACTCAGATTTCATAAGTGGACACA ATGTCACTGGTAGTAGCATTAGACGGAACGACTGCTGCCAGACTGCGGTCGCACCGGGTGGTACCGGGTCGGATGGTATTGCGCACTCCGCACAGgctcaccatcaccatcaccagaaCACGCCGGTCTCGTTCGGCGAGGATGATAGCTCCTGCGATTCGCACACACGATGGGGTAATGGGCCACTAACCTTACTTA CCGAAGGTGATATCAACGACGTGCTGATAAAGACCCTTGCAGAAGCGCACGCAAACACCAACCACAAGCTAGAGATAGTGCACGAAATGTTCAGAAAACCACAG GATGTTTCCCGCTTACTCTACTACAAGAACATGACCCAGGAGGAGCTATGGTTGGACTGTGCGGAGAAGCTAACGGCCATGATCCAGCAGATCATTGAGTTCGCCAAGCTGATACCGGGCTTTATGCGGTTAAGTCAAGACGATCAG ATTTTACTCCTCAAAACGGGCTCGTTCGAGCTGGCAATCGTGCGCATGTCTCGACTGATGGATCTCTCAACCAACTCCGTGCTGTACGGTGACATTATGCTGCCGCAGGAAGCCTTCTACACGTCCGACTCGTTCGAGATGAAGCTGGTCGCGTGCATATTCGAGACGGCGAAAAGTATTACGGAGCTGAAACTGACCGAAACGGAGCTGGCGCTCTATCAAAGTCTGGTGCTACTGTGGCCTG AACGAAATGGCGTACGAGGAAACACGGAAATCCAGCGGCTGTTTAATATGAGCATGTCCGCGATCCGGCAGGAGATTGAAGCGAACCATGCACCGCTCAAAGGCGACGTGACGGTGCTCGATACGTTGCTCAACAAAATCCCCACCTTCCG TGAGCTCTCGATCATGCACATGGAGGCGTTACAGAAGTTCAAACAGGATCACCCGCAGTACGTTTTCCCGGCACTCTACAAGGAACTGTTCTCGATCGACTCGCAGCAGGACCTGATGACATAA